A stretch of Helicobacter pylori oki112 DNA encodes these proteins:
- the argS gene encoding arginine--tRNA ligase has product MHTLIKGVLEEILEAEAIIEYPKDREHGHYATPIAFNLAKVFKKSPLVIAEELALKISTHEKTQGFFDGVVACKGYINFTLSLDFLERFTQKALELKEKFGSQPKSERSQKIFLEFVSANPTGPLHIGHARGAVFGDSLAKIARFLGHEVLCEYYVNDMGSQIRLLGLSVWLAYREHVLQESVTYPEVFYKGEYIIEIAKQANNDLEPSLFKENKETIIEVLSGYAKDLMLLEIKDNLDALGIHFDSYASEREVFKHKDAVFERLEKANALYEKDSKIWLKSSLYQDESDRVLIKEDKSYTYLAGDIVYHDEKFKQNYTKYINIWGADHHGYIARVKASLEFLGYDSNKLEVLLAQMVRLLKDNEPYKMSKRAGNFILIKDVIDDVGKDALRFIFLSKRLDTHLEFDVNTLKKQDSSNPIYYIHYANSRIHTMLEKSPFSKEEILQTPLTNLNAEEKYLLFSALSLPKIIESSFEEYGLQKMCEYAKTLASEFHRFYNAGKILNTPKAKELLKICLMVSLSLSNAFKLLGIEIKTKISAKD; this is encoded by the coding sequence ATGCACACTCTCATTAAGGGCGTTTTAGAAGAGATTTTAGAAGCTGAAGCCATTATTGAATACCCTAAAGACAGAGAACATGGGCATTACGCTACGCCCATTGCTTTCAATCTCGCCAAAGTTTTTAAAAAATCGCCCTTAGTTATTGCTGAAGAGTTAGCCCTTAAAATCAGCACGCATGAAAAAACTCAAGGGTTTTTTGACGGCGTAGTGGCTTGTAAGGGCTATATCAATTTCACGCTTTCTTTAGATTTTTTAGAGCGTTTCACCCAAAAGGCTTTGGAATTAAAAGAAAAATTTGGCTCTCAACCCAAAAGCGAGCGTTCTCAAAAAATCTTTTTAGAATTTGTGAGCGCTAACCCCACAGGGCCTTTACACATAGGGCATGCTAGAGGGGCGGTGTTTGGCGATAGTCTGGCTAAAATCGCTCGCTTTTTAGGGCATGAAGTTTTGTGCGAATATTATGTTAATGACATGGGATCTCAAATCCGCTTGTTAGGGCTTTCTGTATGGCTCGCTTACAGAGAGCATGTTTTACAAGAAAGCGTAACTTACCCAGAAGTCTTTTACAAAGGCGAATACATCATTGAAATCGCTAAACAGGCGAACAACGATTTAGAGCCAAGCCTTTTTAAAGAAAACAAAGAAACTATTATTGAAGTTTTAAGCGGCTATGCTAAAGATCTAATGCTTTTAGAAATTAAAGATAACTTAGACGCTTTAGGCATTCATTTTGATTCCTATGCGAGCGAAAGAGAAGTTTTTAAACATAAAGATGCGGTGTTTGAACGACTAGAAAAAGCGAACGCCCTTTATGAAAAAGATTCTAAAATCTGGCTCAAATCTTCACTCTACCAAGATGAAAGCGATCGGGTGCTCATTAAAGAAGATAAGAGCTACACTTATTTAGCCGGCGATATTGTCTATCATGATGAAAAATTCAAGCAAAATTACACCAAATATATCAACATTTGGGGGGCAGACCACCACGGCTATATCGCTAGAGTGAAAGCCAGCCTTGAGTTTTTGGGCTATGATTCCAACAAGCTTGAAGTCTTGCTCGCTCAAATGGTGCGCTTGCTCAAAGATAACGAGCCTTACAAGATGAGTAAAAGAGCGGGTAATTTCATTTTGATTAAAGATGTGATTGATGATGTGGGTAAAGACGCTTTAAGGTTTATTTTTTTAAGCAAACGGCTTGACACGCATTTAGAATTTGATGTCAATACTTTAAAAAAGCAAGACAGCTCAAACCCTATTTACTATATCCATTACGCTAATTCGCGCATCCACACCATGCTAGAAAAATCGCCCTTTTCTAAAGAAGAAATTTTACAAACCCCTTTAACCAATTTAAACGCTGAAGAAAAATACCTGCTTTTTAGCGCTTTAAGCTTGCCTAAAATCATTGAATCTTCTTTTGAAGAATACGGCTTGCAAAAAATGTGCGAATACGCAAAAACCCTCGCCTCAGAATTCCACCGCTTCTATAACGCTGGCAAGATTTTAAACACCCCTAAAGCTAAAGAGCTTTTAAAAATTTGTTTAATGGTGAGCTTGAGTTTGAGCAACGCTTTCAAACTTTTAGGCATAGAGATAAAAACCAAAATTTCCGCTAAAGATTAA
- the tatA gene encoding twin-arginine translocase TatA/TatE family subunit translates to MGGFTSIWHWVIVLLVIVLLFGAKKIPELAKGLGSGIKNFKKAVKDDEEEAKNEPKTLDAQAAQTKVHETSEIKSKQES, encoded by the coding sequence ATGGGCGGATTCACAAGCATATGGCATTGGGTCATTGTTTTATTAGTGATTGTATTGTTATTTGGGGCTAAAAAGATCCCAGAGTTGGCTAAAGGTTTAGGCAGTGGGATTAAAAATTTCAAAAAAGCCGTGAAGGACGATGAAGAAGAGGCTAAAAACGAGCCAAAAACCCTAGACGCTCAAGCAGCGCAAACCAAGGTGCATGAAACTAGCGAGATTAAAAGCAAACAAGAAAGTTAA
- the gmk gene encoding guanylate kinase produces MHNDFNLLILSGPSGAGKSTLTKYLQEKIPKTHFSLSTTTRKPREGEVDGLHYNFVSEEEFKQGIEKGQFLEWAIVHNHYYGTSKIPVEKALKEGKIVIFDIDVQGHEILKKHYPNACSVFISTKNQEILKERLLLRGTDSKETIEKRLINAYKEMQCLESFDYLIINEDLEKSKEIILSIAKTLVHRLKAFNFEKICKAWKNESL; encoded by the coding sequence ATGCATAATGATTTTAATTTACTCATCCTTTCAGGCCCTAGCGGAGCGGGTAAAAGCACCCTTACAAAGTATTTGCAAGAAAAAATCCCAAAAACCCATTTTTCCCTTTCCACCACCACGAGGAAGCCTAGAGAGGGCGAAGTTGATGGCTTGCATTACAATTTTGTCAGCGAAGAAGAGTTCAAACAAGGCATAGAAAAAGGGCAGTTTTTAGAATGGGCGATCGTGCATAACCACTACTATGGCACTTCTAAAATCCCTGTAGAAAAAGCCTTAAAAGAGGGCAAAATCGTTATTTTTGATATTGATGTGCAAGGGCATGAAATCCTTAAAAAACATTACCCCAACGCATGTTCAGTCTTTATTAGCACCAAAAACCAAGAGATTTTAAAAGAGCGCTTGCTTTTAAGGGGGACGGATTCTAAAGAGACGATAGAAAAACGCTTGATCAACGCTTATAAAGAAATGCAGTGCTTGGAGAGCTTTGATTACCTCATCATCAATGAAGATTTAGAAAAATCCAAAGAAATCATCTTAAGCATCGCAAAAACTTTAGTCCATCGCTTAAAAGCGTTTAATTTTGAAAAAATATGCAAGGCTTGGAAAAACGAATCCTTATAA
- a CDS encoding phospholipase D-like domain-containing protein, which yields MFNKFKKIVGVGVLVGCLGVLQAKNSLFVLPYEQKDALNSLVSGISNARESVKIAIYSFTHRDIARAIKSVASRGIKVQIIYDYESNHNNKQSTIGYLDKYPNTKVCLLKGLKAKNGNYYGIMHQKVAIIDDKIVFLGSANWSKNAFENNYEVLLKTDDTETILKAKSYYQKMLGSCFGF from the coding sequence ATGTTCAACAAGTTTAAAAAAATCGTTGGCGTGGGCGTGTTAGTAGGCTGTTTAGGGGTTTTGCAAGCTAAAAACAGCTTATTTGTCTTACCTTATGAGCAAAAAGACGCTCTCAATTCTTTAGTTTCTGGCATTAGCAACGCCAGAGAGAGCGTGAAAATCGCTATCTATAGTTTCACGCACAGAGATATTGCAAGAGCGATTAAAAGCGTAGCGAGTAGGGGGATTAAGGTGCAAATCATTTATGATTATGAAAGCAATCATAATAACAAGCAATCCACTATTGGCTATTTAGACAAATACCCTAACACGAAAGTGTGCTTATTGAAAGGGCTTAAGGCTAAAAACGGGAATTATTACGGCATCATGCACCAAAAAGTAGCGATCATTGATGATAAGATCGTGTTTTTAGGCTCAGCGAATTGGAGCAAAAACGCTTTTGAAAACAATTACGAAGTGCTTTTAAAAACTGATGACACAGAAACAATCCTTAAAGCCAAGAGTTACTATCAAAAGATGTTAGGGAGTTGCTTTGGGTTTTAA
- a CDS encoding outer membrane protein, with translation MRTLLKMLVGASLLTHALVAKEESAAPSWTKNLYMGFNYQTGSINLMTNIHEVREVTNYQTGYTNIITSVNSVKKLTNMGSNGIGLVMGYNHFFHPDKILGLRYFAFLDWQGYGMRYPKGYYGGNNMITYGVGVDAVWNFFQGSFYQDDISVDIGVFGGIAIAGNSWYIGSKGQELLGITNSSAVDNTSFQFLFNFGLKALFVDEHEFEIGFKFPTINNKYYTTDALKVQMRRVFAFYVGYNYHF, from the coding sequence TTGAGAACCTTGTTAAAAATGTTAGTTGGTGCGAGCTTGCTAACACACGCCTTAGTAGCTAAAGAAGAAAGCGCAGCACCTTCTTGGACAAAAAATTTGTATATGGGATTCAATTACCAAACAGGTTCTATCAATTTAATGACTAATATCCATGAAGTTAGAGAAGTGACTAACTATCAAACCGGTTACACCAATATCATAACTAGCGTTAATAGCGTTAAAAAGCTCACCAACATGGGATCTAATGGGATTGGATTAGTCATGGGCTATAACCACTTTTTCCATCCGGATAAAATCTTGGGCTTGCGCTATTTCGCTTTTTTAGACTGGCAAGGCTATGGCATGAGATACCCTAAAGGCTATTATGGCGGCAATAACATGATCACTTATGGCGTGGGCGTGGATGCGGTGTGGAATTTCTTCCAAGGGAGTTTCTATCAAGATGATATTAGCGTGGATATTGGCGTTTTTGGGGGGATTGCGATTGCGGGGAATAGCTGGTATATTGGCAGTAAAGGGCAGGAATTGTTAGGCATCACTAATAGTAGCGCGGTTGATAACACCTCTTTTCAATTCCTCTTTAACTTTGGCCTCAAGGCTTTATTTGTAGATGAGCATGAATTTGAAATCGGTTTTAAATTCCCCACCATTAATAACAAATACTACACCACTGATGCGCTCAAGGTTCAAATGCGTAGGGTCTTTGCCTTTTATGTGGGGTATAATTACCACTTCTAA
- the flgH gene encoding flagellar basal body L-ring protein FlgH, with product MKKALYLGAVAFSVVFSMASANEPKIDFNPPNYVEETPSKEFIPELNKLGSLFGQGERPLFADRRAMKPNDLITIIVSEKASANYSSSKDYKSASGGNSTPPRLTYNGLDERKKQEAQYLDDKNNYNFTKSSNNTNFKGGGSQKKSEDLEIVLSARIIKVLENGNYFIYGNKEVLVDGEKQILKVSGVIRPYDIERNNTIQSKFLADAKIEYTNLGHLSDSNKKKFAADAMETQMPY from the coding sequence ATGAAAAAGGCGCTTTATTTAGGGGCTGTTGCGTTTAGCGTTGTATTCAGCATGGCATCAGCCAATGAGCCAAAAATTGATTTTAACCCTCCCAATTATGTAGAAGAAACCCCCTCTAAAGAATTTATCCCTGAATTGAACAAGTTGGGGAGTTTGTTTGGGCAGGGCGAGCGCCCTTTATTTGCGGACAGGAGAGCGATGAAGCCTAACGATTTGATCACAATCATTGTTTCTGAAAAAGCGAGCGCGAATTATTCCAGCTCTAAAGATTATAAAAGCGCTTCAGGGGGTAATTCCACGCCCCCAAGACTCACTTATAACGGGCTAGATGAAAGAAAGAAACAAGAAGCGCAGTATTTAGACGATAAGAATAATTACAATTTCACCAAATCCAGCAATAACACGAATTTTAAAGGCGGTGGCTCGCAAAAAAAGAGCGAAGATTTAGAGATCGTATTGAGCGCTCGAATCATTAAAGTGCTAGAAAACGGGAATTATTTCATCTATGGGAATAAGGAAGTGCTAGTGGATGGGGAAAAGCAAATCCTTAAGGTGAGTGGGGTGATCCGCCCTTATGATATTGAAAGGAATAACACCATCCAATCCAAGTTTTTGGCTGACGCTAAGATTGAATACACGAATTTAGGGCATTTGAGCGATTCCAATAAGAAGAAATTCGCTGCTGATGCGATGGAAACCCAAATGCCTTATTAA
- the pseF gene encoding pseudaminic acid cytidylyltransferase yields the protein MKAIAIVLARSSSKRIKNKNIIDFFNKPMLAYPIETALNSKLFEKVFISSDSMEYVHLAKNYGASFLNLRPKVLAHDRATTLEVMAYHMKELELKDEDVACCLYGTSALLQEKHLKNAFEMLKENTDYVFTCSPFSASPYRSFSLENGVQMAFKEHLNTCTQDLKTLYHDAGLLYMGKAQAFKEMRPIFSQNSIALELSPLEVQDIDTLEDLELAKLKYSRLKNACQ from the coding sequence ATGAAAGCGATCGCTATTGTTTTAGCCAGAAGTTCCAGTAAAAGGATCAAGAATAAAAATATTATTGATTTTTTCAATAAACCCATGCTCGCTTACCCTATTGAAACGGCGCTAAATTCCAAGCTTTTTGAAAAGGTGTTTATCTCTAGCGATAGCATGGAGTATGTTCATTTAGCTAAAAATTATGGGGCGAGTTTTTTGAATTTACGCCCTAAAGTTTTAGCGCACGATAGAGCCACGACTTTAGAGGTGATGGCCTATCACATGAAAGAATTAGAGTTAAAAGATGAAGATGTTGCGTGTTGTTTGTATGGCACTTCAGCACTTTTACAAGAAAAGCATTTAAAAAACGCTTTTGAAATGTTAAAAGAAAATACAGATTATGTTTTCACATGCTCTCCATTTAGCGCTTCGCCCTATCGTTCTTTTAGCCTTGAAAACGGCGTTCAAATGGCTTTTAAAGAGCATTTAAACACGTGCACGCAAGATTTAAAAACGCTCTATCATGACGCAGGATTACTTTATATGGGGAAGGCTCAAGCCTTTAAAGAAATGCGGCCTATTTTTAGTCAAAATTCTATCGCTTTAGAATTATCGCCCTTAGAAGTCCAAGACATTGACACTTTAGAAGATTTAGAATTAGCCAAGCTCAAATACAGCCGTTTGAAAAACGCATGCCAGTAA
- the pseH gene encoding UDP-4-amino-4,6-dideoxy-N-acetyl-beta-L-altrosamine N-acetyltransferase, with translation MKKNYSYKNIQAIDFAHLNDEEKLLVLEFRNHPNTALWMYSAFISLKTHLQFIEDLKNSPNHRYFLFKEEGVYLGVGSITKINFFHKHGYLGIYKNPFLKNRGETILKALERIAFEEFQLNSLHLEVMENNFKAIAFYEKNHYELEGRLKGFISKEKEFIDVLLYCKDKKRYNDQSALKF, from the coding sequence TTGAAAAAAAATTATTCTTATAAAAATATCCAAGCGATTGATTTTGCACATTTAAACGATGAAGAAAAGTTGTTGGTTTTAGAATTTCGTAACCACCCAAACACTGCCTTATGGATGTATAGCGCTTTTATTTCTTTAAAAACGCATTTGCAATTCATAGAAGATTTAAAAAACTCGCCTAACCACCGCTATTTTTTGTTTAAAGAAGAGGGCGTTTATTTAGGGGTTGGCTCTATCACTAAAATCAATTTTTTTCATAAGCATGGGTATTTGGGGATTTATAAAAACCCTTTTTTGAAAAATAGGGGAGAAACTATTTTAAAAGCTTTAGAACGCATCGCTTTTGAAGAATTCCAATTAAATTCTTTGCACTTAGAAGTGATGGAAAACAATTTCAAAGCGATCGCTTTTTATGAAAAAAACCATTATGAGTTAGAGGGGCGTTTGAAAGGCTTTATCTCTAAAGAAAAGGAATTTATAGATGTTCTTTTGTATTGCAAGGATAAGAAAAGATATAACGATCAATCCGCTCTAAAATTTTAG
- a CDS encoding tetraacyldisaccharide 4'-kinase produces MKSDKPFLERYFYDPTLLQKGLIFALYPFSLIYQGIATLKRKTAKKHDFKIPLISVGNLIAGGSGKTPFILETAPRYQEVAVVSRGYQRDSKGLVVVSVKGNILVSQQTAGDEAYLLALNLKQASVIVSEKRELGVLKALELGSKIVFLDDGFRFNFNQFNLLLKPKVPPYYPFCLPSGLYRESIKSYKEAHLVVTEDKDYKRITSISHPTKRMLLVTAIANPSRLDAFLPKEVVKKLYFRDHAPFDLKLLEKEFYQNNATSLLVTSKDLVKLQDCNLPLSVLDLKLEICPKILERIDRYIFSYPCNTKEHL; encoded by the coding sequence ATGAAAAGCGATAAACCCTTTTTAGAACGCTATTTTTATGACCCCACTCTTTTGCAAAAGGGGTTGATTTTTGCGCTCTATCCTTTTTCTTTAATCTATCAAGGCATCGCCACCTTAAAAAGAAAAACCGCTAAAAAGCATGATTTTAAAATCCCCCTTATCAGCGTAGGCAATTTGATCGCTGGGGGAAGCGGTAAAACGCCCTTTATTTTAGAAACCGCTCCAAGATACCAAGAAGTGGCGGTTGTCTCTAGAGGGTATCAACGAGATTCTAAAGGCTTAGTGGTGGTGAGCGTTAAAGGAAACATTTTAGTTTCCCAACAAACAGCGGGCGATGAAGCCTATCTTTTAGCCTTAAATTTAAAACAAGCGAGCGTGATTGTGAGCGAAAAAAGAGAGCTAGGCGTTTTAAAAGCCCTTGAATTAGGATCAAAGATCGTGTTTTTAGACGATGGTTTCAGGTTTAATTTCAACCAATTCAATTTGCTTTTAAAGCCTAAAGTCCCCCCCTACTACCCCTTTTGTTTGCCTAGCGGGTTGTATAGAGAAAGCATCAAAAGCTATAAAGAAGCCCATTTAGTCGTTACAGAAGATAAGGATTATAAAAGAATCACCTCTATTTCCCACCCCACCAAACGCATGCTTTTAGTAACGGCTATCGCTAATCCTAGCAGGCTTGATGCGTTTTTACCTAAAGAAGTGGTTAAAAAATTGTATTTTAGAGATCATGCCCCTTTTGATTTGAAGCTTTTAGAAAAAGAGTTTTATCAAAATAACGCCACTTCCTTATTGGTTACTTCAAAAGATCTCGTCAAATTACAAGATTGCAACTTGCCCTTAAGCGTATTGGATTTAAAGCTAGAAATTTGCCCTAAAATTTTAGAGCGGATTGATCGTTATATCTTTTCTTATCCTTGCAATACAAAAGAACATCTATAA
- a CDS encoding NAD+ synthase yields MQKDYQKLIAYLCDFLEKEAQKRGFKKVVYGLSGGLDSAVVGVLCQKVFKENAHALLMPSLVSMPESKTDALDLCETFSIPYTEYSIAPYDAIFSSHFKDASLTRKGNFCARLRMAFLYDYSLKSDSLVIGTSNKSERMLGYGTLFGDLACAINPIGELFKTEVYELACHLNIPKKILNKPPSADLFVGQSDEKDLGYPYSVIDPLLKDIEALFKNKPIDAEALTQLGHDEILVKNITSRIQKNAFKLELPTIAQKFNPK; encoded by the coding sequence ATGCAAAAAGATTACCAAAAACTCATCGCTTATTTATGCGATTTTTTAGAAAAAGAAGCACAAAAACGAGGCTTTAAAAAAGTCGTTTACGGGCTGAGCGGGGGGCTAGATAGCGCGGTCGTTGGGGTGCTGTGTCAAAAAGTTTTTAAAGAAAACGCTCATGCCCTTTTAATGCCCTCTTTGGTTTCTATGCCAGAAAGTAAAACAGACGCTTTAGATTTGTGCGAAACATTTTCTATCCCTTATACAGAATATTCTATCGCTCCCTATGACGCCATCTTTAGCTCTCATTTTAAAGACGCAAGCCTTACCAGGAAGGGGAATTTTTGTGCAAGATTGCGCATGGCTTTTTTATACGATTATTCTTTAAAAAGCGATTCTTTAGTCATTGGCACGAGCAATAAAAGCGAAAGAATGCTAGGCTATGGCACTTTATTTGGGGATTTGGCGTGCGCGATTAACCCGATTGGGGAATTATTTAAAACCGAAGTTTATGAACTCGCTTGCCATTTGAATATCCCTAAAAAGATTTTAAACAAGCCCCCTAGCGCGGATTTATTTGTAGGGCAAAGCGATGAAAAAGATTTGGGCTATCCTTATAGCGTGATCGATCCTTTATTGAAGGATATTGAAGCGTTGTTCAAAAACAAGCCCATTGATGCAGAAGCGCTCACCCAATTAGGCCATGATGAAATTTTAGTGAAAAACATCACAAGCCGTATCCAAAAAAACGCTTTTAAATTAGAATTACCCACCATCGCTCAAAAATTTAACCCTAAATGA
- the ilvC gene encoding ketol-acid reductoisomerase, with translation MALPVYYDKDIDLGVIQSLQVGIIGYGAQGEAQALNLRDSKVKVRIGLYQGSLSVSKAKAEGFEVLEVKELVQQSDLIMALLPDELHKEVLEKEVIPFLKEGQIVGFAHGFSVHFNQVVLPKGVGVILVAPKGPGSALREEYLKNRGLYHLIAIEQENSKNNAKAVALSYAKAMGGGRMGVLETSFKEECESDLFGEQAVLCGGLEAVVRMGFETLIKAGYHEELAYFECVHEVKLVADLLHYKGVEGLRKHISNTAEFGAIKHREPMGNLLEKRMQKILKKIQNGSFAKDFLLEKSLNYPRLNTERKALKETKIEQIGEILRAPFNHKK, from the coding sequence TTGGCATTACCCGTTTATTATGATAAAGACATTGATTTAGGCGTTATCCAATCCTTACAAGTGGGCATTATTGGCTATGGCGCGCAAGGAGAAGCCCAAGCACTCAATTTGAGGGACTCTAAAGTAAAAGTGCGTATTGGCTTGTATCAAGGGAGTTTGAGCGTTTCAAAAGCAAAAGCAGAGGGCTTTGAGGTGCTAGAAGTCAAGGAATTAGTCCAACAATCTGATCTGATTATGGCGCTTCTTCCGGACGAATTGCATAAGGAAGTGTTAGAAAAAGAAGTGATCCCTTTTTTAAAAGAAGGCCAAATTGTGGGCTTTGCTCATGGTTTTAGCGTGCATTTCAATCAGGTTGTTCTTCCAAAAGGCGTGGGCGTAATTTTAGTCGCGCCAAAAGGGCCCGGGAGCGCTTTAAGAGAAGAATATCTTAAAAATAGGGGCTTATACCATTTGATCGCCATAGAGCAAGAAAATTCAAAAAATAACGCTAAAGCGGTGGCTTTAAGCTACGCTAAAGCGATGGGCGGAGGGAGAATGGGGGTTTTAGAAACGAGCTTTAAAGAAGAATGCGAGAGCGATTTATTCGGCGAGCAAGCGGTTTTGTGCGGGGGGTTAGAAGCGGTTGTGAGAATGGGGTTTGAAACTTTAATTAAGGCAGGATACCATGAAGAATTAGCCTATTTTGAATGCGTGCATGAAGTGAAATTGGTGGCGGATTTATTGCATTATAAGGGGGTGGAGGGCTTAAGGAAACACATTTCTAACACCGCTGAATTTGGAGCGATTAAACATAGAGAGCCTATGGGAAATCTGTTAGAAAAACGCATGCAAAAAATCTTAAAAAAGATTCAAAACGGCTCATTCGCTAAGGATTTTTTACTAGAAAAGAGCTTGAATTACCCCAGGTTAAACACAGAGAGGAAAGCCCTTAAAGAGACTAAAATAGAACAAATTGGGGAAATTTTACGCGCACCATTCAATCATAAAAAATAA
- the minD gene encoding septum site-determining protein MinD produces the protein MAIVVTTTSGKGGVGKSTTTANLAIGLAESGKKVVAVDFDIGLRNLDMILGLENRIVYDVVDVMEKNCNLSQALITDKKTKNLSFLAASQSKDKNILDKEKVAILINALRADFDYILIDSPAGIESGFEHAILHADMALVVVTPEVSSLRDSDRVIGIIDAKSNRAKKGMEVHKHLIINRLKPELVANGEMISIEEVLKILCLPLIGIIPEDHHIISATNKGEPVIRTDCESAKAYQRITRRILGEEVEYVEFKAKKGFFSALKGIFS, from the coding sequence ATGGCAATAGTAGTTACTACCACTTCAGGTAAGGGGGGCGTGGGCAAAAGCACCACCACGGCTAATTTAGCGATCGGCTTGGCTGAGAGCGGTAAAAAAGTCGTAGCGGTTGATTTTGACATAGGCCTTAGGAACTTGGATATGATTTTAGGCTTAGAAAATCGCATTGTTTATGATGTGGTGGATGTGATGGAAAAAAATTGCAACCTTTCGCAGGCTTTGATCACGGATAAAAAGACTAAAAACCTTTCTTTTTTAGCGGCTTCACAAAGCAAGGATAAAAATATTTTAGATAAGGAAAAAGTAGCGATTTTAATCAACGCTTTAAGGGCGGATTTTGACTATATTTTAATTGACTCACCGGCTGGGATTGAAAGCGGCTTTGAGCATGCGATTTTGCATGCGGACATGGCGTTAGTGGTGGTAACGCCCGAAGTGAGTTCCTTAAGGGATAGCGACAGAGTGATTGGCATTATTGACGCGAAGTCTAATCGGGCCAAAAAGGGCATGGAGGTGCATAAGCATTTGATAATCAATCGCTTAAAACCTGAATTAGTGGCAAATGGTGAGATGATTTCCATAGAAGAAGTGCTTAAGATTTTATGCCTGCCTTTAATTGGGATCATTCCAGAAGATCACCATATTATTTCAGCGACCAATAAGGGCGAGCCGGTGATTCGCACGGATTGCGAGAGTGCGAAAGCTTACCAGCGCATCACCAGAAGGATTTTAGGCGAAGAAGTGGAATATGTGGAATTTAAGGCTAAAAAAGGCTTTTTTAGCGCGTTAAAAGGGATATTTTCATGA
- the minE gene encoding cell division topological specificity factor MinE, with amino-acid sequence MSLFDFFKNKGSAATATDRLKLILAKERTLNLPYMEEMRKEIIAVIQKYTKSSDIHFKTLDSNQSVETIEVEIILPK; translated from the coding sequence ATGAGTTTGTTTGATTTTTTTAAAAACAAAGGGAGCGCGGCCACCGCAACCGATAGATTGAAATTGATTCTAGCCAAAGAGCGCACCTTAAATTTACCCTACATGGAAGAGATGCGTAAAGAAATCATTGCCGTTATTCAAAAATACACTAAATCTTCAGACATCCATTTCAAAACTCTCGATAGCAACCAGAGCGTGGAAACGATTGAAGTGGAAATTATACTGCCTAAATAG
- the dprA gene encoding DNA-processing protein DprA, with product MKSNFQYSTLENIPKAFDILKDPPKKLYCVGDIKLLRAPLKVAIIGTRRPTPYSKQHTITLARELAKNGAVIVSGGALGVDIIAQENALPKTIMLSPCSLDLIYPTNNHKVIQEIAQNGLILSEYEKDFMPVKGSFLARNRLVIALSDAVIIPQADLKSGSMSSARLAQKYQKPLFVLPQRLNESDGTNELLEKGQAQGIFNIQNFINTLLKDHHLKEMPEIKDEFLEYCAKNPSYEEAYLKFGDKLLEYELLGKIKRINHIVVLA from the coding sequence ATGAAAAGTAATTTCCAATACAGCACGCTAGAGAATATCCCTAAAGCCTTTGACATTCTCAAAGACCCCCCTAAAAAACTCTATTGTGTGGGCGATATAAAGCTTTTGAGAGCACCTTTAAAAGTGGCTATCATAGGCACAAGAAGACCCACCCCTTACAGCAAGCAACACACCATCACTCTAGCCAGAGAGCTTGCTAAAAATGGCGCGGTTATTGTGAGCGGAGGAGCGTTGGGCGTGGATATTATCGCTCAAGAAAACGCCTTACCAAAAACCATCATGCTTTCGCCTTGCAGTTTGGATTTAATCTATCCCACGAACAATCATAAAGTGATCCAAGAAATCGCGCAAAACGGCTTGATTTTAAGCGAATATGAAAAGGATTTTATGCCCGTTAAAGGCTCTTTTTTAGCGAGAAACCGCCTGGTGATCGCTTTAAGCGATGCGGTAATTATCCCCCAAGCGGATTTAAAAAGCGGCTCTATGAGCAGCGCGAGATTAGCCCAAAAGTATCAAAAACCCTTATTTGTTTTGCCCCAGCGCCTGAATGAGAGCGATGGCACTAATGAGCTTTTAGAAAAAGGGCAGGCTCAAGGGATATTTAATATTCAAAATTTTATAAACACCCTTTTAAAAGACCACCATTTAAAAGAAATGCCTGAAATCAAAGACGAATTTTTAGAATATTGCGCCAAAAACCCTAGCTATGAAGAGGCGTATCTCAAATTTGGGGATAAGCTTTTAGAATACGAGCTGTTGGGTAAGATCAAGCGCATCAATCATATCGTGGTGTTAGCGTGA